GCGAGTTGACGAAGTGGTTACAGTCAACGACGATCTGTTGTATATTCCCTGGAATCGTCCCGATTATCCAGAACTGCAACAGGAGGCCTTGCTCTTCGTACCTAAGCAGTTTCCAGAGGGACAAACCAGCAATCTTCCACAGGTTGCGGCTCTGAACAATCATTCACTCCAGACCGACTGGGTGGGTGGTCAGGTCACCATGACTTTCTTGGGCGGACGTGCTAATAATACCACTACCCATATAGGATATCATATTTATCCCATCGACGATCCTTCCAATGTTCAGACCTATATCATCGATGACCGTTTCAATGCCGGAAGCGACGACCCGTTGGAAAACTATATGTTCGATGAGACAAAGAATCCTACCAACTACTCCGGACAGAAAGTGGCACTGGTATGGCGCGATCATACCGGAAATCTGAAGAATGCTCTTCCTCCCGACATGCAAGTTGATTTCTTCGTGGTGGTTGACGGTAAGAACCTGAGCAACGCCCCCCTGCGTGTCACAGTCTATTCCGTGAACGGCCGCACCTACCTTTCGTGCGAGGATGGAAGCGACAATTCTTTCAACGACAAGATGTTCTATATCGAAGAAGGCATCAATATCGCTCCAGAGGCTCCTGAAGTCACGTCTCATCCCGTTCAGTCTCAGGTGTGGACATACGCTTGGGAAGACAAGGATAGGGGCGATTACGATATGAACGACTGTGTGATCAGGGTGGAAGAGAATCCTGTCGATCCATCTAAACTCATTGTTACCCTTCTCGCGGTAGGAGCTCATCGCGATTTGCAACTTTGCTTTGCTGCCGACAATTCCGATGTCTTTGGCTATGAACTGCACGATGTGCTCGGCGCTCAGCGTAGTACCCTCGTCAATACCTCACAACAGGATACTGCCCCAGTCACCGTTTCTTGTGTGAAACCGGCCGGCTTCGATTTCCAGACCAATGCGTTCGTGCTGGTGGTAAAATATCCTGCCGATGAGGCTGAAGACTATGGTAAGGAAACCTACACCGTTTCTCTCCCCACCACCGGACAGGATCCGCACGCAGTAGCTATTCCCGGCAACTGGGCTTGGCCAAAGGAAAAGGTGTCTATCATCTCTGCCTATCCTAAGTTCCGTGAATGGGCGCAGGATGTTACCAATCAGGACGCTTTCGACTGGTATCTCCATCCCGCCGAAGGAAAAACCATTCGTATAGAATAAAGAATCAAAATATTTCATTACATGAGACCTTTTGCTTTTTTTGTAGCAGCCCTGCTTGCTATTGCTCCTGTTCCGATGTCGGCTCAGTCGGGTGCTTCCGCAGTTAAGAAAATCGGATTCATTGGCGATAGCTATGTGCGCAATCATCGTGAACCTGTTGAGAATACCTGGCACTATAAGTTTGCCAAGAAGCACGGTATGGAGTATTATAACTATGGTCGTAATGGCAACTGCATTGCCCTCGACCTGAAACAGTGGGGAACGGGAATGTATCAGCGCTATAAGGACATGCGCGATGACTTAGACTATATCGTGGTGATTGCAGGCCATAACGATGCCTCTCGTGGCCGTCTCGACTCCATCGGCATCGACACTTTCAAGCAGCGCTTGTCCGTTCTCTGCGAAGGTCTCATTGAGAAATATCCTCATGGAAAGATTTTCTTTTTCACCCCTTGGGCATGCGATGATTTTGTGGGCAGTCCACGTCAGCGTGTTGTCGATGCGATGATTGAAGTGGTGGGCAGCTATGGCATTCCTGTTTTCGATGCTGCCCGCCATAGCAATATCTTTGTAAGGAGCGAGCAGTTCCGAAAAATCTACTTTCAGGGAGGCAAAGGCACCGATACCGCCCATCTGAACAGTCGCGGCCACGATCGCTTCCTGCCCGTAGCCGAACACTTCCTGATGCAGTATATCGGACAATAGGCCTTATCCTTACTTTATAGAAGTCAATGTTCAGCGTTAAACTTATGAAAAACGTTGTTCCTTATGTCCATTTTCCGTAATTTTGCACTTCAAAATCGATTAAACGAGCAAATATTATGACTCAA
The sequence above is a segment of the Prevotella sp. E9-3 genome. Coding sequences within it:
- a CDS encoding DUF4842 domain-containing protein, translating into MMKQFLYFGLLAVALCGCTKDKDLFTPKEVMTDDQRVSYAELMLGISIDKNQNWALTEKYQVVVTADAQLDDISKVCILSDDPFLSSAHVLASVPATSGKDVRLEFRTPLADKLLHAACINNKGDIQTVAFVAGTDSVRFVKQPTVTVSDSRAMRRSQRVDEVVTVNDDLLYIPWNRPDYPELQQEALLFVPKQFPEGQTSNLPQVAALNNHSLQTDWVGGQVTMTFLGGRANNTTTHIGYHIYPIDDPSNVQTYIIDDRFNAGSDDPLENYMFDETKNPTNYSGQKVALVWRDHTGNLKNALPPDMQVDFFVVVDGKNLSNAPLRVTVYSVNGRTYLSCEDGSDNSFNDKMFYIEEGINIAPEAPEVTSHPVQSQVWTYAWEDKDRGDYDMNDCVIRVEENPVDPSKLIVTLLAVGAHRDLQLCFAADNSDVFGYELHDVLGAQRSTLVNTSQQDTAPVTVSCVKPAGFDFQTNAFVLVVKYPADEAEDYGKETYTVSLPTTGQDPHAVAIPGNWAWPKEKVSIISAYPKFREWAQDVTNQDAFDWYLHPAEGKTIRIE
- a CDS encoding SGNH/GDSL hydrolase family protein — protein: MRPFAFFVAALLAIAPVPMSAQSGASAVKKIGFIGDSYVRNHREPVENTWHYKFAKKHGMEYYNYGRNGNCIALDLKQWGTGMYQRYKDMRDDLDYIVVIAGHNDASRGRLDSIGIDTFKQRLSVLCEGLIEKYPHGKIFFFTPWACDDFVGSPRQRVVDAMIEVVGSYGIPVFDAARHSNIFVRSEQFRKIYFQGGKGTDTAHLNSRGHDRFLPVAEHFLMQYIGQ